A stretch of Mucilaginibacter terrae DNA encodes these proteins:
- a CDS encoding S41 family peptidase: protein MSVKNLYRKAGVWVGAAVLATGVWSFSDDLFQISKNLDVFASVYKEVNLNYVDDINSAKMVKTGVDAMLNGLDPYTEFVPESEIEDYKLHYVSTQYGGIGTSIFSRNGKVYVSEVFEGFPAQKADVRPGDQIVKINDIELTARNSDQVSQLLKGSKGAGIKILLKRGDAPAFEKSLIREEIKQPNVSYYGMVDGNMGYIKLDKFLENSADEVTNALTSLKKNNPSGIILDLRSNGGGILQEAVKIVNLFVQKDVEVVSQKGKIKEKNFTYRTVTQPVEGNLPLVVLVNGRSASASEIVAGALQDLDRAVIIGQRSYGKGLVQQTFSLPYSSLVKITIAKYFIPSGRCVQALDYAHRKDDGSVVKMADSSLHEFKTKSGRSVYDGSGVFPDMPVKQERFADVTQTLIGKLYMFDYANQYRANHPKIAAPKAFTLTDAEYADFTKYLSGKNYSYSTASEKILSALKTEASKDKQFAELQPELEALKNKLASTKKNDLQVHKPEIKQVLENEIAARYYYEKGRYEANFKYDKELAQAVKTLQDKPLLASILKGDGSYRTIGKPQPTLAAAKVDDDNSK from the coding sequence ATGAGCGTGAAGAATTTATACCGTAAAGCGGGTGTTTGGGTTGGTGCGGCCGTTTTAGCTACGGGTGTATGGAGTTTTAGTGACGATTTGTTCCAGATTTCGAAAAACCTGGACGTATTTGCTTCGGTATATAAAGAGGTAAACCTTAACTATGTTGACGATATAAACTCGGCCAAAATGGTTAAAACTGGTGTTGATGCTATGCTCAATGGGTTAGATCCTTACACCGAGTTTGTGCCCGAATCGGAAATTGAGGATTACAAGCTACATTACGTAAGTACGCAATACGGCGGTATTGGTACCAGCATTTTTTCGCGCAATGGTAAGGTTTACGTTTCGGAAGTTTTTGAGGGTTTCCCGGCACAAAAAGCTGATGTTCGGCCCGGCGACCAGATCGTAAAAATTAACGATATTGAACTTACCGCCCGTAACAGCGATCAGGTAAGTCAGCTATTAAAGGGTAGTAAAGGTGCAGGGATTAAAATTTTGCTTAAACGAGGCGATGCTCCTGCATTTGAAAAAAGCCTGATACGTGAAGAAATTAAACAACCTAACGTTTCGTATTACGGTATGGTTGATGGTAATATGGGCTATATTAAGCTCGATAAGTTTCTCGAAAATTCGGCCGATGAGGTTACCAATGCGCTCACCAGTCTTAAAAAGAATAATCCCAGCGGCATCATATTAGATCTGCGCTCAAACGGTGGTGGTATATTACAGGAGGCTGTAAAAATTGTAAATCTCTTTGTGCAAAAAGATGTTGAAGTAGTATCGCAAAAGGGAAAAATCAAGGAGAAAAACTTTACCTACCGCACCGTAACCCAACCTGTTGAAGGCAACCTGCCATTGGTGGTGCTGGTTAACGGACGTTCGGCATCAGCATCAGAGATTGTAGCAGGTGCTTTGCAAGATTTAGATCGCGCGGTTATTATCGGGCAGCGTAGCTATGGTAAAGGATTAGTTCAGCAAACTTTTAGCTTGCCGTACAGCAGTTTGGTTAAAATTACCATTGCCAAGTATTTCATCCCATCGGGTCGTTGTGTGCAGGCATTAGATTATGCCCACCGTAAAGACGATGGCAGCGTGGTAAAAATGGCCGATTCATCGTTGCATGAGTTTAAAACCAAATCGGGCCGTTCGGTATATGATGGCAGCGGTGTATTCCCCGATATGCCGGTTAAGCAAGAGCGTTTTGCCGATGTTACGCAAACACTAATAGGCAAGTTGTACATGTTTGATTACGCCAACCAGTACCGGGCTAATCATCCTAAAATAGCAGCCCCTAAAGCCTTTACTTTAACCGATGCGGAATATGCCGATTTTACTAAATATTTATCGGGAAAAAACTACAGCTACAGTACTGCCAGCGAAAAAATATTGTCGGCATTAAAAACCGAGGCATCAAAAGACAAGCAATTTGCCGAATTGCAGCCTGAGTTAGAAGCCTTGAAAAATAAACTGGCCAGTACCAAAAAGAATGATTTGCAGGTTCACAAACCAGAAATTAAGCAAGTGCTCGAAAACGAAATAGCTGCCCGTTATTACTACGAGAAAGGCCGCTATGAGGCCAACTTTAAGTACGATAAGGAATTGGCTCAAGCCGTAAAAACTCTACAGGACAAACCATTACTGGCATCAATATTAAAAGGCGATGGCAGCTATCGCACCATAGGTAAGCCACAGCCAACTTTGGCAGCAGCTAAGGTTGACGACGATAACTCAAAATAA
- a CDS encoding peptidylprolyl isomerase, translating to MKKLFTLCFILTATLALAKPPKNQYVRIKTAYGTVIIRLYNETPKHRDNFIKLTKAGFYNGTLFHRVIQNFMIQGGDPDSKKATPGQALGEGDVKYTIPAEFKDSLFHKRGVLAAARDNNPAKASSGCQFYIVEGKRVTDAKIDSLQQTRLKGYVVPEWQRAWYRSVGGTPQLDHGYTVYGEVVSGIDMVDRIAAVKTDKKDRPEQDVPMTVELLKKRECKQLDKLLGLEK from the coding sequence ATGAAGAAACTGTTTACCCTATGCTTTATTCTTACCGCAACCTTGGCGCTGGCCAAGCCGCCTAAAAACCAATATGTGCGTATAAAAACAGCGTATGGTACAGTCATCATACGCCTGTATAACGAAACGCCTAAACACCGCGACAATTTTATAAAGCTTACCAAAGCGGGCTTTTATAATGGCACGCTATTCCACCGGGTGATTCAAAACTTTATGATTCAGGGAGGCGACCCGGACTCGAAGAAAGCTACTCCCGGACAGGCATTAGGCGAGGGCGATGTGAAATATACTATCCCGGCCGAGTTTAAGGATAGCCTCTTTCATAAGCGTGGCGTACTGGCTGCCGCCCGCGATAATAACCCAGCTAAAGCATCGAGCGGGTGCCAGTTTTATATTGTAGAGGGCAAACGGGTTACCGATGCAAAAATTGACTCATTGCAGCAAACCCGTTTAAAAGGATATGTAGTTCCAGAATGGCAGCGTGCCTGGTATAGATCGGTAGGAGGTACGCCTCAGCTCGACCACGGTTACACCGTTTATGGCGAAGTAGTGAGTGGCATTGATATGGTTGACCGTATAGCCGCCGTTAAAACCGACAAAAAAGACCGTCCTGAACAGGATGTGCCCATGACGGTAGAACTCCTAAAAAAACGGGAATGCAAGCAATTAGACAAACTGCTTGGGCTTGAAAAATAA
- a CDS encoding S41 family peptidase, with product MKQTAGIIFRSMILVLCGVAIGLLINRRSAALPPEDLTAYSPNSNKLDKVMQIVRKKYVDSIDVDSVEGVTINNMLQKLDPHSVYLHQKQAQSLSEKLEGGFDGIGIESQLLRDTLFVTQVLPNSPAAKAGLPNGARVVTLNGKPFSGTHLTNDKVNDAFSGRSNTGVEVGILNPDKTIKTYRVKRSRVSLSSLDAAYITAPGTGYIKISKFGSATDVDFQSALKRLKGKGMQKLVLDLRGNGGGYLNTATTLADEFLPKNKLIVYTQGQHEPRTDYFASDSGEFEQGKLAVLIDEHSASASEILAGALQDLDRAIIVGRRSFGKGLVQEQFTFEDGTALNLTVARYFTPSGRSIQKSYKNGVDSYRNDLADRLQKGELYSAQNDLEDTTANTGVTYHTTAGKKVYGGGGITPDVFVPEDAAENSRFILSLVRNQIFSGYVVDNMQNILKNYRTPDDFMRFYSVNDIEFNRFINYANNSEFIKEIDVRDVTANKAYVKTFMKAQAARFKWGNEWFYRIMNQNDAGVTKAVAALN from the coding sequence ATGAAACAAACTGCGGGAATAATTTTCAGGTCGATGATACTGGTGTTGTGTGGTGTGGCCATTGGCCTGCTCATTAACCGTCGGTCGGCCGCTTTACCTCCCGAAGATTTAACCGCATACTCGCCCAACAGCAATAAGCTGGATAAGGTGATGCAAATTGTACGTAAAAAATACGTCGACTCTATTGATGTTGACAGCGTAGAAGGCGTTACCATCAACAACATGCTGCAAAAGCTCGACCCGCACTCGGTATATCTTCACCAAAAACAAGCACAATCATTAAGCGAAAAACTGGAAGGCGGTTTTGATGGCATAGGCATCGAATCGCAATTACTGCGTGATACTTTGTTTGTTACCCAGGTTTTACCAAATTCACCTGCGGCCAAAGCCGGTTTACCTAATGGCGCACGTGTTGTTACGCTAAATGGGAAGCCATTTTCGGGCACACATTTAACCAACGATAAAGTAAATGATGCTTTTAGCGGCCGGAGTAATACCGGGGTGGAAGTTGGCATTTTAAACCCCGATAAAACGATAAAAACTTACCGTGTAAAGCGCAGCCGCGTAAGCTTGAGCAGCCTTGATGCCGCTTATATTACCGCCCCGGGTACCGGTTATATTAAAATAAGCAAATTTGGCTCGGCTACCGATGTTGATTTTCAATCGGCATTAAAACGGCTCAAAGGCAAAGGCATGCAAAAGTTAGTGCTTGATTTACGCGGTAACGGCGGCGGATATTTGAACACGGCCACTACTTTAGCCGATGAATTTTTACCTAAAAACAAACTCATTGTATATACCCAGGGCCAGCACGAACCCCGTACTGATTATTTTGCAAGCGATTCGGGCGAATTTGAGCAGGGTAAACTTGCGGTGCTGATTGATGAACACTCGGCATCGGCCAGCGAAATTTTGGCGGGAGCATTACAGGATTTAGATCGTGCCATTATTGTAGGCCGTCGCTCGTTTGGTAAAGGACTGGTGCAGGAGCAATTTACATTTGAGGATGGCACAGCGCTTAACTTAACTGTAGCCCGTTACTTTACCCCATCGGGCAGGAGCATACAAAAGTCGTATAAAAATGGGGTAGACAGCTATCGTAATGATTTAGCCGATCGTTTGCAAAAAGGCGAGTTGTATTCGGCACAAAACGACCTCGAAGATACTACCGCTAATACCGGCGTAACCTACCATACTACCGCAGGCAAAAAAGTATATGGCGGAGGCGGAATTACACCCGATGTTTTTGTACCCGAAGATGCTGCCGAAAACAGCCGTTTTATATTAAGCCTGGTGCGCAACCAGATATTTTCGGGCTATGTGGTTGATAATATGCAGAACATTCTGAAAAACTACCGTACTCCTGACGATTTTATGCGCTTTTACAGTGTTAACGATATTGAGTTTAATCGTTTTATAAATTACGCTAACAACTCAGAATTTATTAAGGAAATTGACGTGAGAGATGTTACCGCTAATAAAGCTTACGTTAAAACCTTTATGAAAGCACAGGCGGCGCGCTTTAAATGGGGCAACGAATGGTTTTACCGCATAATGAACCAAAATGATGCAGGTGTTACTAAAGCCGTGGCCGCTTTAAATTAA
- the murQ gene encoding N-acetylmuramic acid 6-phosphate etherase → MINTTEQDSHYNQLEKLPIAELLQNINREDRSVPLAVEKALPQIEKLAAAVTEKMRAGGRLFYIGAGTSGRLGVVDASECPPTFGVPFDWVVGIIAGGDTAIRKAVEFAEDDAEQAWKDLLEYNITDKDIVVGIAASGRTPYVIGGLKMANQNGLITGCIVCNAGSPIAAEAQLPVEVVTGPEFVTGSTRMKAGTAQKLVLNMLSTTVMIQLGRVKGNKMVDMQLSNHKLVDRGTRMIMQEINVDESTAASLLKEHGSVRKAVVAFKSL, encoded by the coding sequence ATGATTAACACTACCGAACAAGATTCGCATTACAATCAATTAGAAAAATTGCCCATAGCAGAACTATTGCAAAACATCAATCGCGAAGATAGATCGGTTCCGCTGGCAGTTGAAAAGGCGTTGCCCCAGATAGAAAAACTGGCTGCCGCAGTAACTGAAAAAATGCGTGCCGGTGGCCGCTTGTTTTACATAGGTGCAGGCACCAGCGGCCGTTTGGGAGTGGTTGATGCCTCAGAGTGCCCGCCAACCTTTGGTGTGCCTTTTGATTGGGTAGTAGGTATTATTGCCGGTGGCGACACTGCCATACGCAAAGCCGTTGAGTTTGCCGAAGACGATGCAGAACAAGCCTGGAAAGATCTTTTGGAATACAACATCACCGATAAAGACATAGTGGTGGGCATAGCAGCATCGGGCCGAACGCCATATGTTATTGGAGGTTTAAAAATGGCTAATCAGAACGGCTTAATTACCGGATGTATTGTTTGCAACGCAGGTAGCCCGATTGCGGCAGAGGCACAGTTACCTGTTGAAGTAGTTACAGGCCCTGAATTTGTAACCGGCTCAACCCGTATGAAAGCGGGTACGGCTCAAAAGCTGGTTTTAAACATGCTGAGCACCACAGTAATGATACAGTTAGGCCGGGTAAAAGGTAATAAAATGGTAGATATGCAGTTATCAAATCATAAGCTGGTTGACCGCGGCACCCGTATGATCATGCAGGAGATTAACGTTGACGAATCAACTGCAGCATCCTTATTAAAGGAGCACGGAAGCGTGCGCAAAGCGGTGGTAGCGTTTAAGAGCTTGTAA
- the lnt gene encoding apolipoprotein N-acyltransferase: MRKNLLLAVFSGLLLWIAWPPTSYTTFFLFVGLVPMLMAMENIIQSNSSKKGRLVFATTFIGFFVWNTLCIYWVYNSLKIIGPVAAIPVTLIPYSLGPLLMAGACWLYYRMRVATSRGWALAALVCFWIAYEYLHQSWELNFPWMTLGNGFAVSHKWIQWYEYTGVYGGTVWIWACNILLYLLYLGLREAQSKQQRLKLISAFVLVLLLPLGLSLSRYYNYEEEISPSGIVVVQPNIDPYTKFNVPPYEEISTLTKLSDSAALPNTEYFIWPETAISEDINEDAFSGTPQFNQVKQFLVKHKNGNLLTGISTYKIYNDAHTPTAQQLSGSSQFYDRFNAAVNIQNGEKLQFYHKSKLVPGAELMPFGSALSFLKPVFEHLGGSSGGYGSQNEPDVFYSQSGVGADPVICYETIWGNWVAQSVKKGAQFIAIITNDGWWENTSGKDQHFDYAKLRAIENRRWVARSANTGISGFINQRGDVVQQSGWWVRAALRQNINLNSRLTFYTQHGDYLPYTAIILACVGGVWILLSSFRRRKA, from the coding sequence ATGAGAAAAAACCTTTTACTCGCTGTATTCTCGGGGCTGTTGCTGTGGATTGCCTGGCCGCCTACTTCATATACTACATTCTTTTTATTTGTTGGCCTGGTGCCCATGCTTATGGCAATGGAAAACATCATTCAATCAAACTCAAGCAAAAAAGGGCGACTTGTTTTTGCCACCACCTTTATTGGCTTTTTTGTATGGAATACGCTTTGTATATACTGGGTTTATAATTCACTTAAAATTATTGGCCCGGTTGCCGCTATACCTGTTACGCTTATTCCGTACAGCTTGGGGCCATTGTTAATGGCGGGTGCCTGTTGGTTATATTACCGTATGCGTGTTGCTACTTCGCGCGGCTGGGCGTTGGCAGCGTTGGTTTGCTTTTGGATTGCTTACGAATACCTGCACCAAAGCTGGGAGTTGAACTTTCCGTGGATGACGTTGGGCAACGGGTTTGCTGTAAGCCATAAATGGATACAATGGTACGAGTATACCGGCGTTTATGGCGGCACCGTATGGATATGGGCTTGTAATATATTACTGTATTTGCTGTATTTAGGCCTGCGCGAAGCTCAAAGCAAGCAACAGCGCTTAAAGTTAATTTCGGCGTTTGTATTGGTATTGCTGCTGCCTTTAGGACTGTCGCTATCGCGGTATTATAATTACGAGGAAGAAATTAGCCCGTCGGGCATAGTGGTGGTGCAACCCAACATTGACCCGTATACTAAGTTTAATGTACCGCCTTACGAGGAGATAAGCACACTCACAAAGCTATCCGATTCGGCAGCGCTGCCGAATACAGAGTATTTCATCTGGCCTGAAACGGCTATTTCGGAAGATATTAATGAAGATGCATTTTCGGGAACGCCGCAATTTAATCAGGTTAAGCAGTTTTTAGTTAAACACAAAAACGGCAACCTGCTTACAGGTATATCTACTTACAAAATTTATAATGATGCGCATACACCAACTGCACAACAGTTGAGTGGAAGCAGCCAATTTTATGATCGTTTTAACGCCGCTGTAAATATTCAAAACGGCGAGAAGCTACAGTTTTACCATAAATCGAAATTAGTACCTGGGGCCGAATTAATGCCTTTTGGTTCGGCTTTAAGTTTTTTGAAACCTGTTTTTGAACACTTGGGCGGTTCGAGCGGTGGTTATGGTAGCCAAAACGAGCCTGATGTTTTTTACTCACAAAGCGGCGTAGGTGCCGACCCGGTTATTTGCTACGAAACCATTTGGGGTAACTGGGTGGCGCAATCGGTAAAAAAAGGGGCACAATTCATTGCCATTATTACCAACGATGGCTGGTGGGAAAACACCTCGGGTAAAGACCAGCATTTTGATTACGCCAAGCTTCGTGCTATTGAAAACCGCCGCTGGGTTGCCCGCTCGGCCAATACCGGCATCTCGGGTTTTATTAACCAACGGGGAGATGTAGTACAACAATCGGGCTGGTGGGTGCGTGCGGCCTTACGGCAAAATATTAATCTTAACTCGCGTTTAACCTTCTATACGCAACATGGCGATTATTTGCCTTATACTGCAATTATATTGGCTTGTGTGGGAGGTGTATGGATTTTGTTGAGCAGTTTTAGGAGGAGAAAGGCTTGA
- the rsmI gene encoding 16S rRNA (cytidine(1402)-2'-O)-methyltransferase, whose product MTGKLYLVPTPIGNLEDMTYRAIRVLKEADLILAEDTRTSAPMLKHFGIEKRVFAHHQHNEHQSSSEIVKFLLEGKNIALISDAGTPAISDPGFFMVREALKFNIPVECLPGATAFVPALVNSGFPTDKFCFEGFLPLKKGRQTRYKFLADEERTIILYESPHRLLKTLDEMITYWGEDRMISVSRELTKVFEETVRGTVAEVKAYYETHPVKGEFVICVAGKE is encoded by the coding sequence ATGACTGGTAAACTCTACTTAGTGCCCACGCCTATTGGCAACCTTGAGGATATGACCTATCGCGCTATACGCGTGCTAAAGGAGGCCGACCTGATACTGGCCGAAGATACCCGTACATCGGCCCCTATGCTCAAGCATTTCGGGATAGAAAAGCGGGTATTTGCACATCATCAGCACAACGAGCATCAATCGAGCAGTGAAATTGTGAAGTTTTTGCTGGAGGGAAAGAACATTGCTCTCATATCTGATGCCGGTACGCCTGCCATATCCGATCCTGGTTTTTTTATGGTACGCGAGGCTTTAAAGTTTAATATACCTGTTGAGTGTTTGCCTGGTGCCACCGCGTTTGTACCAGCCTTGGTAAACTCGGGTTTCCCTACCGATAAATTTTGTTTCGAAGGATTTCTTCCCTTGAAAAAAGGCCGCCAAACCCGCTATAAGTTTTTAGCCGACGAAGAGCGCACCATCATACTGTACGAATCGCCACACCGTTTGTTAAAAACTTTGGATGAGATGATTACCTATTGGGGCGAAGACCGAATGATTTCCGTATCGCGGGAGCTGACTAAGGTTTTTGAAGAAACCGTACGCGGTACAGTAGCCGAGGTAAAGGCCTATTATGAAACACATCCGGTTAAGGGGGAGTTTGTGATTTGCGTAGCGGGGAAGGAGTAA
- the serS gene encoding serine--tRNA ligase: MLQVSYIRDNKEQVLARLAVKNFKQSELVDEILALDDNRKQTQNRLDSTSAEANAAAKRIGELMRTGQKEEAEKVKSQTGTWKEDIKKYGEELTNIEQELLQKIVLLPNLPHASVPKGVSAEDNEIVLENGDKPALPESALPHWELAAKYNIIDFELGVKITGAGFPVYKGKGAKLQRALISFFLDEAEKAGYSEVMLPLMVNEASGFGTGQLPDKEGQMYFVGQDNLYLIPTAEVPITNLYRDVILKADELPVKNTGYTPCFRREAGSYGAHVRGLNRLHQFDKVEIVQVVHPDNSYDIIEEMSSHIQGLLQKLGLPYRVLRLCGGDMGFASALTYDMETWSAAQQRWLEVSSVSNFETYQSNRLKLRFRNAEGKTQLAHTLNGSALALPRIVATLLENNQTENGIKIPEALVPYTRFEWID; encoded by the coding sequence ATGCTGCAAGTTAGTTATATCCGCGATAACAAGGAACAGGTTTTGGCTCGTTTGGCTGTTAAAAACTTTAAACAATCAGAGCTGGTTGACGAAATTCTGGCGCTCGACGATAATCGTAAGCAAACTCAGAACCGTTTAGACAGTACATCGGCCGAGGCCAATGCTGCCGCTAAACGTATTGGAGAGCTGATGCGTACCGGGCAAAAAGAAGAAGCCGAAAAGGTAAAATCGCAAACCGGGACTTGGAAAGAGGATATTAAAAAATATGGTGAAGAACTCACCAATATTGAGCAGGAGTTATTGCAAAAAATTGTATTACTGCCCAACCTGCCGCACGCAAGCGTACCCAAAGGCGTAAGTGCCGAGGATAACGAAATTGTATTGGAAAATGGCGATAAACCGGCCCTGCCCGAAAGCGCATTGCCACACTGGGAACTGGCGGCCAAATACAATATCATTGATTTTGAGCTGGGTGTTAAAATTACCGGAGCGGGTTTCCCTGTTTATAAGGGTAAAGGCGCCAAACTGCAACGTGCACTCATCAGTTTCTTTTTAGATGAGGCCGAAAAAGCAGGTTACAGCGAAGTTATGCTGCCGCTTATGGTGAACGAAGCATCAGGCTTTGGTACCGGCCAGCTGCCCGATAAAGAAGGCCAGATGTACTTTGTTGGTCAGGATAATTTGTATTTGATACCAACCGCCGAAGTTCCCATTACCAACTTGTACCGCGATGTTATTTTAAAGGCTGATGAATTACCTGTTAAAAATACAGGCTACACCCCTTGTTTCCGCCGCGAGGCCGGTTCATATGGAGCACATGTGCGTGGACTGAACCGTTTGCACCAGTTTGATAAGGTAGAAATTGTACAGGTGGTTCACCCTGATAACTCTTACGATATTATAGAGGAAATGAGCAGCCACATACAAGGCCTGCTGCAAAAGCTGGGCCTGCCTTACCGCGTGCTGCGTTTATGCGGTGGCGATATGGGTTTTGCCTCGGCCTTAACTTATGATATGGAAACCTGGAGCGCAGCACAACAGCGCTGGTTAGAGGTATCATCAGTATCAAACTTTGAAACTTACCAGAGTAACCGCCTTAAACTGCGTTTCCGTAATGCCGAGGGTAAAACCCAATTGGCACACACGCTTAACGGTAGCGCACTGGCCTTACCGCGTATTGTAGCTACGTTATTAGAAAACAATCAAACCGAAAACGGTATAAAAATTCCCGAAGCATTAGTGCCTTACACCCGCTTTGAGTGGATAGACTAA
- a CDS encoding low molecular weight protein tyrosine phosphatase family protein, translating into MPNLLFICSKNQWRSPTAAHLFKNHPVYEARSAGTSDKARIKVSAKLLAWADVIFVMERKHKQLLKQRFEEVINEKEVVVLDIEDNYQYNDPELIAYLANALKPYLEEEE; encoded by the coding sequence TTGCCCAACCTCCTCTTCATCTGCAGCAAAAACCAATGGCGCAGCCCCACGGCCGCGCATCTGTTTAAAAACCATCCGGTGTATGAAGCCCGCTCGGCAGGTACCAGCGATAAAGCCCGCATTAAGGTTAGTGCCAAACTGCTGGCCTGGGCCGATGTGATTTTTGTAATGGAGCGTAAGCACAAGCAACTCCTGAAGCAACGTTTTGAAGAGGTTATAAACGAAAAAGAGGTCGTTGTGCTGGATATTGAAGACAATTACCAGTACAACGACCCCGAATTAATTGCGTATTTAGCTAACGCACTAAAGCCCTATCTCGAAGAGGAGGAATAA
- a CDS encoding HNH endonuclease, with protein sequence MNCYGCGDELTEENRSLEHVINNSIGGRLKSYKLICAGCNQKFGEHIDGELADQIGVFGDLLSIKRDRKKGEIKIPLITANGQIKLVGQGLQALWRLRVNVEGGDKEYFLTNKQYPKVLKDLRTQLSRKHKIEYKKYTTLPDKEKGYVQNKLSTKPKEIGFGGITYMRSIAKIALNYYLLREHDKSECKTIIDFVVNGGKDCPVFFYYPTNHTSYSLNEDEVSHVIHLKGSKQKKTLYAYLELFSMQKFIVIFNLEYEGESIDETYSYNVLTNNQQERKVNISLTKQHFENMYLIHEQTRNNVSIYLDRLLKIIEKRQVLFIEEDSI encoded by the coding sequence ATGAATTGTTACGGTTGTGGCGATGAACTAACAGAGGAAAATCGCTCTTTAGAACATGTGATTAATAATAGCATAGGAGGTAGATTAAAATCTTACAAACTAATTTGCGCTGGGTGTAATCAAAAGTTTGGTGAACATATAGATGGTGAATTAGCCGACCAAATTGGTGTTTTTGGAGACTTACTATCAATCAAGCGTGACAGAAAAAAAGGGGAGATAAAAATCCCATTAATTACTGCTAACGGGCAAATAAAGCTCGTCGGACAAGGTCTGCAAGCATTATGGAGGCTCCGAGTAAATGTGGAGGGTGGGGATAAAGAATATTTCCTTACCAATAAGCAATATCCTAAAGTTTTAAAAGACCTTAGAACGCAATTATCAAGGAAGCATAAAATTGAATATAAGAAGTATACAACGTTGCCTGACAAAGAAAAAGGCTATGTTCAAAATAAATTATCAACCAAACCTAAAGAGATTGGATTTGGAGGAATAACCTATATGCGTTCAATAGCTAAGATTGCTTTGAATTATTATCTACTTAGAGAACACGATAAATCTGAATGTAAAACAATAATTGATTTTGTCGTTAATGGAGGCAAAGATTGCCCTGTATTCTTTTATTATCCTACCAATCACACTTCTTATTCTTTAAATGAAGATGAGGTTTCACATGTTATACACCTTAAAGGCTCAAAACAGAAAAAAACATTGTATGCCTACTTGGAGCTTTTTAGCATGCAAAAGTTCATAGTTATATTTAACTTAGAATATGAAGGCGAAAGCATTGATGAAACATACTCATACAATGTTTTAACTAATAATCAGCAAGAGCGGAAGGTAAATATAAGTTTGACTAAACAACATTTTGAAAACATGTACCTAATACATGAGCAAACAAGAAATAATGTATCTATTTACTTAGATAGATTACTGAAAATTATTGAAAAAAGACAAGTTCTTTTTATTGAAGAAGATAGTATCTAA